AAATTCGTCAAATCGACGTGATCCCCGAGAAATCAGCTTTCAAGACCAGCTGAGATCCATCTTACTCAACAAGCCTGTTTGGTGCTGGTAACGCAGATGCTCGTGAGGGGGTGCAGTGATGGATGGAGGCGGTGGATCTTCCTCAACAGCCCACAAACTTCTGTGCCTGACACTGTTGCGAGAGGCGCTGAGCTTCTGCAATCTGCGTAGGAGTCATCCGGCGTGCGAGCTTGTCTAGTGCTGATTCTTCGGACTCCTCCTCTTTACCAGTAGAGTGGGCGGCTGCGATGCTCCACCACATATACGCACGTACATAATCCTGTGGGAGACCCCGCCCATTGGCATATAGCCACCCGAGGTTGGACTGTGCCGCCACATGCCCCTGAGCTGCGGCTTTCTCGTACCACTCTTTGGCCTTTGCATAGTTGCCCTGTTCCTTCTCATACAGGAACCCAAGGTTGTTCTGTGCGTCCGCGTTGCCCTGGGCTGCAGATTTCTCGAACCATTCCCGCGCCGTTGAGGAGTTCTGAGGGACGCTCTGACCCAGGAAGTACAGCTTCCCGAGTTTGTTCTGCGCCTCCGCGTTGCCTCGGACTGCCTGTGTTTGTAGCGATTGCAGATCTTCTACTGAAACCGCAATCGGTGGGGAAGCTGGTGCATACTCAGAGGGAAAAATGAAAAAAGCCAAGAACGTTATTACGGGGAGCTTGCGCATAAATTGTAGTATGGCGTGGCCACCTGACACCGTCAAGGCTGTTTAATGAGGCGAGCGTGGGGCACAGGTGGGGTCGTCTTGAACCGTACAAAAACATGGAAGGCAGCGCTTTCGTCCTCGCGCCACCCAGGAAGCTTGAGTCGCGCCTGTTAGTTGTGCTCGCGCCGCCATCCGCGCGAATCTGCCGCCTGGAGTGGGAATGGAGTTGACGCCAAAGCGCCT
The nucleotide sequence above comes from Nitrospira sp.. Encoded proteins:
- a CDS encoding tetratricopeptide repeat protein, which produces MRKLPVITFLAFFIFPSEYAPASPPIAVSVEDLQSLQTQAVRGNAEAQNKLGKLYFLGQSVPQNSSTAREWFEKSAAQGNADAQNNLGFLYEKEQGNYAKAKEWYEKAAAQGHVAAQSNLGWLYANGRGLPQDYVRAYMWWSIAAAHSTGKEEESEESALDKLARRMTPTQIAEAQRLSQQCQAQKFVGC